A single genomic interval of Patescibacteria group bacterium harbors:
- a CDS encoding MraY family glycosyltransferase codes for MLFYLQIFITTLLLTVGLTFLVMKLAKKLKIVDKPDRERKIHDRATPLLGGLAIFAAFFIILYFTHDKLLTGDLLPRHWLGFFSGACFLMIGGWLDDKYNLKPAWQIIWPALAIVSVIAGGVQIEKITNPFGGFIYLGALSAVLIALWLLGMMYTTKLLDGLDGLVSGMTAIGALVIFLFTMSEKYYQPDIGLAALILAAATLGFLFFNWHPAKIFLGEGGSLFLGYALGVLSIISGGKIAIALLVMGIPVLDVAWTIIRRLVAGKNPFRFADNKHLHFRLLNMGLGVKKSVLLFYGVSIIFGLSALFLQSQGKALALAALLAIMISVIMFFAYLDRKNKVV; via the coding sequence ATGCTGTTTTATCTTCAAATTTTCATAACAACTTTGCTTCTAACCGTTGGGCTGACTTTTTTAGTTATGAAACTGGCAAAGAAACTGAAAATCGTTGACAAGCCTGATCGGGAGAGAAAAATTCATGATCGGGCAACGCCGCTACTCGGCGGCTTGGCTATCTTCGCGGCTTTTTTTATTATTTTATATTTTACCCATGACAAGCTTCTGACCGGCGATCTTCTGCCGCGGCACTGGCTGGGATTTTTTAGCGGCGCCTGTTTTTTAATGATCGGCGGCTGGCTGGACGATAAATATAATTTAAAACCGGCTTGGCAGATTATTTGGCCGGCGCTGGCGATCGTGAGCGTTATCGCCGGCGGCGTGCAGATTGAAAAAATTACCAATCCCTTCGGCGGTTTTATTTATTTGGGCGCTTTGTCGGCTGTTTTAATCGCTTTGTGGCTCTTAGGCATGATGTATACGACTAAGCTTTTGGACGGGCTTGACGGCTTAGTCAGTGGCATGACGGCTATCGGCGCGCTAGTGATTTTTTTATTTACCATGAGCGAGAAATATTATCAGCCCGACATCGGTCTGGCCGCTTTGATTTTAGCGGCCGCGACGCTCGGCTTTTTATTTTTTAACTGGCATCCGGCGAAAATATTTTTAGGCGAAGGCGGGTCGCTTTTTCTAGGCTACGCCCTAGGCGTGCTTTCAATCATCTCGGGCGGTAAAATCGCCATCGCCTTATTGGTTATGGGCATACCGGTATTAGACGTGGCCTGGACTATCATTAGGCGCTTGGTTGCCGGTAAAAATCCTTTTAGGTTCGCGGATAATAAGCATCTGCATTTTCGCTTGTTAAATATGGGCCTAGGCGTTAAAAAATCAGTTTTACTTTTTTACGGCGTTTCCATTATTTTCGGCTTATCCGCCTTATTTTTGCAAAGCCAAGGCAAGGCGCTGGCCTTAGCCGCGCTCTTGGCTATTATGATATCGGTTATTATGTTTTTCGCTTATCTTGACAGAAAGAATAAAGTAGTTTAA
- the rplU gene encoding 50S ribosomal protein L21, with the protein MAIKKDEISNGVKIAVIKTGGKQYKVSQGQNLKIEKIDAEVGAVLKFPALLIAEEENINLGKPLLGEIVEGKILEQGKGKKVSVVKFKNKTRYKRNVGHRQPYTKVEITKIA; encoded by the coding sequence ATGGCAATTAAAAAAGATGAGATATCTAACGGGGTAAAAATAGCAGTTATTAAAACCGGCGGCAAGCAATATAAAGTTAGCCAAGGGCAGAATTTGAAAATTGAGAAAATTGACGCCGAAGTCGGCGCGGTTTTAAAGTTTCCGGCTTTGCTTATAGCCGAAGAGGAAAATATTAACTTGGGCAAGCCTTTATTGGGCGAGATAGTTGAAGGCAAAATTTTAGAGCAGGGCAAGGGCAAGAAAGTCAGCGTGGTAAAGTTTAAAAACAAAACCAGATATAAAAGAAACGTCGGCCATCGTCAGCCGTATACCAAAGTGGAAATAACCAAGATTGCATAA
- the recR gene encoding recombination mediator RecR — protein MRYPSSIQNLIEYFSKLPTVGPKTAERYVFYLLNQHPEWLQQFAQAIAEVKEKTAVCQTCLSIAEANPCQICSDAKRNRSVICLVADTRDMLAIEATKQYSGLYHILGGVINTIEGVKPDQLNIKTLLNRLKQNSAKEIILAFNPDLEGETTAMYIVKLLKPYKIKITRLAKGLPMGADLEYADEITLSNALKYRNEM, from the coding sequence ATGCGCTACCCTTCTTCCATCCAAAACTTAATTGAATATTTTTCCAAACTGCCGACGGTCGGCCCGAAAACCGCCGAACGTTATGTTTTTTATTTATTAAACCAGCATCCGGAATGGCTGCAGCAATTTGCTCAGGCTATCGCCGAAGTTAAAGAAAAAACCGCGGTCTGCCAAACCTGTTTGTCTATCGCCGAAGCCAATCCTTGCCAAATCTGCTCTGACGCGAAAAGAAACCGCTCGGTTATTTGCTTGGTCGCGGATACGCGGGATATGCTGGCCATTGAAGCCACCAAGCAATACAGCGGGCTTTACCATATTTTAGGCGGAGTCATCAATACCATTGAAGGCGTAAAGCCGGACCAGCTGAATATCAAAACTCTGTTAAACCGCTTAAAGCAAAATAGCGCCAAAGAAATTATTCTGGCTTTTAACCCGGATCTAGAAGGCGAAACCACGGCCATGTACATCGTGAAATTATTAAAGCCTTACAAAATAAAAATCACCCGCCTGGCCAAAGGCCTGCCCATGGGCGCGGACCTTGAATACGCGGACGAGATAACTTTATCCAACGCGCTGAAATACAGGAACGAGATGTAA
- a CDS encoding YbaB/EbfC family nucleoid-associated protein, with translation MFNKLKQFKDLRNQAKTLQNALAQESVEYEKNGVKITMNGNMEITSLSLSAEISKEKLENILTDVINEIIKRAQKLMAKKVQDMGGISGMSNFQ, from the coding sequence ATGTTCAACAAATTAAAACAGTTTAAAGACCTAAGAAACCAAGCCAAAACTTTACAGAATGCTTTAGCACAAGAATCGGTTGAGTATGAAAAAAATGGCGTTAAAATAACCATGAACGGCAATATGGAAATTACCAGCCTTTCCCTAAGCGCCGAGATTTCTAAAGAAAAGCTGGAAAATATTTTAACCGACGTCATAAACGAAATTATCAAGCGAGCGCAAAAGCTCATGGCCAAAAAAGTGCAGGACATGGGCGGCATAAGCGGAATGTCAAATTTCCAATGA
- the dnaB gene encoding replicative DNA helicase produces the protein MADNKTSILKLPPQNIEAEASLLGCLMIDKDAIFKIADTLRPEDFYKDSHGIVYETMRELYARHEPIDILTLTSKLEEKSKLADVGGRTYIAELGNTVATSAHVVHYSAIIQRKATLRRLLSASAEITELGYREDEEIEKLLDEAEQKLFGVSQKYLKNVFQPIDNLLTEAFDRIDELHKQSGKLRGLPTGFHDLDNLLAGLQKSDLIILAARPSVGKTSLALDIARQSALISKVPVGIFSLEMSKEQLVDRMLCAQANVSLWRMRTGKLSDKEEDNDFSRIGDAMGRLSEAPIYIDDSASSNIMEIRTKARRLQVEKGLGLLIIDYLQLMEGRGKYGDNRVQEVSEITRGLKGIARELNIPVFALSQLSRAAEISRPAIPKLSHLRESGSIEQDADVVMFIYRKAADRGYNYDELSESEKHLAEIYIAKHRNGPTGKVNLFFDEDTVSFKNMEKTGQEAPPEY, from the coding sequence ATGGCAGACAATAAAACTTCTATCTTAAAATTACCGCCGCAAAATATTGAGGCCGAGGCCTCTCTTTTAGGCTGTTTAATGATTGATAAAGACGCGATTTTTAAAATCGCCGATACTTTGCGCCCGGAAGATTTTTATAAAGACAGCCACGGCATTGTTTATGAAACCATGCGGGAGCTTTACGCCCGCCATGAGCCGATTGATATTTTAACCTTAACCTCAAAACTTGAAGAAAAAAGCAAATTAGCAGACGTGGGCGGACGGACTTATATAGCCGAATTGGGCAATACTGTGGCCACTTCGGCGCACGTAGTCCATTACTCCGCCATTATCCAGCGCAAAGCCACTTTAAGGCGCCTGTTATCCGCTTCGGCCGAAATAACCGAACTTGGCTACCGCGAAGACGAGGAAATTGAAAAACTGCTTGATGAGGCCGAACAGAAATTATTTGGCGTTTCGCAAAAATATTTAAAAAATGTTTTTCAGCCGATTGATAACTTATTAACCGAAGCTTTTGACAGAATTGACGAACTGCATAAGCAAAGCGGAAAATTGCGCGGCTTGCCTACGGGTTTTCATGATCTTGATAACTTGCTCGCCGGTTTGCAAAAATCGGATTTAATAATTTTAGCCGCCAGGCCGAGCGTGGGAAAAACTTCTTTAGCCCTTGATATCGCCAGACAATCAGCCCTTATCAGCAAAGTTCCGGTCGGCATATTTTCTCTAGAAATGAGCAAAGAGCAATTAGTCGACCGCATGCTTTGCGCCCAGGCTAACGTCAGCTTATGGCGCATGCGCACGGGAAAATTATCGGACAAAGAAGAAGATAATGATTTTTCGCGCATCGGCGACGCTATGGGCCGATTATCCGAAGCGCCGATTTATATTGACGATTCAGCCAGCTCCAATATTATGGAAATAAGAACTAAAGCGCGCCGGCTGCAAGTTGAAAAAGGCTTGGGCTTATTAATTATTGACTACTTGCAATTAATGGAAGGCCGGGGCAAATACGGCGATAACCGCGTGCAGGAAGTTTCGGAAATCACCCGCGGGCTTAAAGGCATCGCCCGCGAACTTAATATACCGGTCTTTGCTTTATCGCAATTATCGCGCGCCGCGGAAATATCCAGGCCGGCCATACCGAAACTATCCCATTTAAGGGAGTCGGGCTCAATTGAGCAGGACGCGGACGTAGTTATGTTTATTTATAGGAAAGCCGCCGACCGAGGCTATAATTACGATGAACTGTCCGAGAGCGAGAAACATCTGGCTGAAATATATATTGCCAAGCATAGAAACGGGCCGACCGGCAAAGTTAATTTATTCTTTGACGAAGATACGGTCAGCTTTAAAAATATGGAAAAAACCGGCCAAGAAGCTCCGCCGGAATACTAA
- a CDS encoding CDP-alcohol phosphatidyltransferase family protein → MMRSLNEILENVNSTVANRISASRILMLPFYLIYHYMGEYSISFALAFYMVISDFLDGYVARLYGEISEFGKILDPIADKAVTLTLFVSLLAGSYGLIERSLWRSIIITSLGLLALEAVLIILGHWAAKKNLHNGSNLFGKAKMITESYIFLFGYYFFFLNPGLSPLAEIGRSINDLLYVAVGLAFLSIIGHITEKR, encoded by the coding sequence ATGATGCGCTCATTAAATGAAATTTTAGAAAATGTAAACAGTACCGTAGCCAATAGAATAAGCGCTTCCCGCATTTTGATGTTGCCATTCTATCTAATCTACCATTATATGGGCGAATATAGCATATCATTCGCTCTGGCTTTTTATATGGTAATCTCGGATTTTCTAGATGGGTATGTGGCGCGACTATACGGCGAGATTAGCGAATTCGGGAAAATTTTGGACCCGATAGCGGATAAGGCCGTTACTTTAACTTTGTTTGTCTCTTTATTGGCAGGCTCGTATGGTTTGATTGAACGGTCTCTTTGGCGCTCAATCATTATAACTTCGTTAGGTCTGTTGGCGTTGGAAGCAGTTCTTATTATTTTAGGGCATTGGGCGGCTAAGAAAAATTTGCATAATGGCTCTAATCTATTCGGGAAAGCTAAGATGATAACCGAGAGCTATATTTTTTTATTCGGTTATTATTTTTTCTTTCTCAACCCAGGCTTATCTCCATTGGCGGAAATCGGCAGATCAATTAATGATTTGCTCTATGTGGCCGTTGGACTAGCTTTTTTAAGCATAATAGGCCACATTACAGAAAAAAGATAA
- a CDS encoding MiaB/RimO family radical SAM methylthiotransferase, translating to MKNIKIKIYTLGCKVNQYDSGKLAGELVRAGFITADKNADIAVINSCAVTKTAIIKSGRMVKLAKKENPKAKIVLAGCWPKTYGIKNIAADFIIAKGEVGEAIKKIANRFSLFKDKIFTPAIAELALTGRTRYFIKIQDGCEQYCSYCVIPYARGKLISRGEKEIIREIERAVKAGYREIVLSGIHLGLYGKTSQLSLRATGGSEAISRTRSLTGDCRVAGAPRNDKLTALLKKLVKIKDLGRIRLSSIEITEVSSELINLMAGSNKICKHLHIPLQSGSDKILKLMNRPYDVKYFSGRIKKIRQIMPDIAITTDVITGFPGETEKDFKDTEKFIKRIKFSRLHVFPYSAHEKTPAAKFPGQVKEKNKAQRAEKLRRLGLKLAEDYKKKFKGRELEITVERIKQDEIIGKTEFYFDILFKKRQLIGGEASQSKKLIGTIVKVKNN from the coding sequence ATGAAAAATATTAAAATAAAAATTTATACCTTAGGCTGTAAAGTTAATCAGTATGATTCGGGTAAACTAGCCGGCGAGCTGGTTCGGGCCGGCTTTATAACCGCGGACAAAAACGCCGATATAGCCGTAATCAATAGCTGCGCCGTGACTAAAACTGCCATAATTAAAAGCGGCCGCATGGTTAAATTGGCTAAAAAAGAAAACCCCAAAGCTAAAATCGTTTTAGCCGGCTGCTGGCCGAAAACCTATGGAATAAAGAATATTGCCGCTGATTTTATTATTGCCAAAGGCGAGGTCGGCGAGGCTATTAAAAAAATTGCGAATCGCTTCTCTCTATTTAAGGATAAGATCTTTACGCCGGCTATCGCCGAGCTCGCGCTAACCGGCCGGACAAGGTATTTTATAAAAATTCAGGACGGCTGCGAGCAGTATTGCAGTTATTGCGTTATCCCTTACGCGCGCGGCAAATTAATTAGCAGGGGAGAGAAAGAAATTATTCGCGAAATTGAACGGGCGGTAAAAGCCGGATATCGGGAGATCGTGCTGTCCGGAATCCATTTAGGGTTGTATGGAAAAACGAGCCAATTGTCATTGCGAGCGACCGGAGGGAGCGAAGCAATCTCACGTACTCGGAGCTTAACCGGAGATTGCCGCGTCGCTGGCGCTCCTCGCAATGACAAGCTGACGGCATTATTAAAAAAATTAGTTAAAATAAAAGATCTCGGCCGGATCAGGTTAAGTTCAATTGAAATCACCGAAGTATCGAGCGAGCTGATAAATTTAATGGCCGGGTCAAATAAAATTTGTAAGCATCTGCATATACCATTGCAGTCCGGCTCGGATAAAATTTTAAAATTAATGAATCGGCCATATGATGTAAAATATTTTTCTGGCCGGATAAAAAAAATTAGGCAAATTATGCCGGATATTGCCATTACTACCGACGTGATTACCGGCTTCCCGGGCGAGACCGAGAAAGATTTTAAAGACACGGAAAAATTTATTAAGCGGATAAAATTCAGCCGTCTGCATGTGTTTCCATATTCGGCTCACGAAAAAACGCCGGCCGCTAAATTCCCCGGCCAAGTTAAAGAAAAAAATAAAGCGCAACGGGCGGAAAAATTAAGGCGGCTTGGCCTTAAGCTGGCTGAAGATTATAAAAAGAAATTCAAGGGCAGGGAGCTGGAGATTACCGTGGAGCGGATAAAGCAAGATGAAATTATCGGTAAAACCGAGTTTTATTTTGATATTTTATTTAAAAAGCGACAGCTTATCGGCGGAGAAGCCAGCCAAAGTAAAAAATTAATAGGCACGATTGTTAAGGTAAAAAACAATTAA
- a CDS encoding Wzz/FepE/Etk N-terminal domain-containing protein — translation MEFKDYLGLISRKKMTIFLIVMFFLILALILTFIQPLKYGSTSRIIVIQNFDVDTDPYAISKSNEYLSNILANVVTSSSFFDDILESGYHIDKNYFSKNNNINGEMKKWRETVQAKVVGDTGIIEINAYHPDKRQLDLIASAVNYVLQTKNGQYHGMASNVVIRIIDKPIISLWPVRPNIIFNLALAIVFGLLISFSYIYLFPEDRYNLRLWSRSNRKKIEEQKISSVQPADIKNQWEDLGDAKKYTEENLNSDDLEIPGEESASYKSLSSDDLDNNYGGNEPQDISIKGSINNIFRNPNRDDF, via the coding sequence ATGGAATTTAAAGATTATTTAGGGCTAATAAGCAGGAAGAAAATGACAATATTTTTAATTGTTATGTTTTTTTTAATATTAGCTTTAATTTTAACGTTCATTCAACCATTAAAATACGGTTCTACTTCCAGAATTATAGTAATTCAAAATTTTGACGTAGATACCGACCCTTATGCTATTTCCAAGTCTAATGAATATTTAAGCAATATATTAGCTAACGTGGTTACCTCTAGTTCATTTTTTGATGATATTTTGGAATCCGGATATCATATTGATAAAAATTATTTTTCAAAGAATAATAATATTAATGGCGAGATGAAGAAATGGCGGGAAACTGTTCAGGCTAAAGTTGTCGGTGATACCGGTATTATTGAAATTAATGCGTATCATCCGGATAAAAGACAGCTAGACTTGATCGCCTCGGCGGTAAATTATGTTTTGCAAACTAAAAACGGGCAATATCATGGCATGGCAAGCAATGTTGTGATTAGAATAATTGATAAGCCGATTATTTCTTTATGGCCGGTTAGACCAAATATTATATTTAATCTGGCGCTGGCAATCGTTTTTGGTCTACTTATTTCTTTTTCTTACATTTATTTATTCCCGGAAGATAGGTATAACTTAAGATTATGGTCAAGATCGAATAGAAAAAAAATAGAAGAGCAAAAAATATCCAGCGTCCAGCCAGCTGATATAAAGAATCAATGGGAAGATTTAGGCGATGCAAAAAAATATACTGAAGAGAATCTGAATAGCGATGATTTAGAAATACCCGGCGAAGAAAGCGCTAGTTATAAATCTTTATCTTCTGATGATTTGGATAATAATTATGGCGGGAATGAACCTCAAGATATTTCCATAAAAGGAAGCATAAATAATATTTTCAGAAATCCAAACCGGGACGATTTTTAA
- a CDS encoding LysM domain-containing protein, whose translation MRRLILFFAALFLCATSHLALADEGKVQYELVTPEVRATAEHRVKYGESLWGIFKKYYGENPSVNKCRRLAELNAIKDPNRIRAGQVIKIYKPLIMLQTSVVSNRTTVSLPKAADNAVAALKKSLRQADIKMSIPDDLAQKVVIGLESSETIHQLNGEIVAATTYGKSAQGWTKIVAKGEVSGKSTITSINENYAALATLAKQCKNVIIQLVKKVLPPPPPPKVEIPPPPPKVEIPPPPPMPPILPPPELYSKPLERFLTVLYREAVCPNCEFDLAVGKVHQDYTDDAQDYSTWLYAAVRCQVWTDKDGNIHKAGVYINGSKWEGDWKKTFDFEGKIETFGVEHRIQTPDNQEYIFRIGYRTRQDLGASSDIYGRYQTETNYKALVFESEIDDNSRINELFFSRFKVGVALITELSSSRYSTWTNSLNGQVINLNEKPDITSGLEFKSEIRIFSDKRKLVTLSLESWVNFLFDGDSVYKLTPYFGILGDSLKIGYQATGRNTNGSHAFGSGFAWQLNLGQLYDYLKYKGWDSGIPQPEMNIFINPDAVLYGSTSVAGGGDVFTDPGALLEN comes from the coding sequence ATGAGACGATTGATTTTATTTTTTGCGGCTCTATTTCTCTGCGCGACCTCTCATCTTGCCCTTGCCGATGAAGGCAAGGTTCAATATGAGCTGGTTACGCCGGAAGTTAGAGCGACGGCTGAACACCGAGTAAAATATGGCGAATCGTTATGGGGTATTTTTAAAAAATACTATGGCGAGAATCCATCGGTGAATAAATGCCGCCGTTTGGCAGAATTAAACGCGATAAAGGATCCGAACCGCATTCGTGCGGGGCAGGTAATCAAGATCTATAAACCCTTAATCATGTTGCAAACTTCGGTCGTGTCTAATCGAACGACTGTTTCATTGCCAAAAGCCGCGGACAATGCGGTAGCGGCTTTGAAAAAAAGCTTGCGACAAGCGGATATAAAAATGTCCATCCCGGACGACTTAGCTCAAAAGGTTGTTATAGGGCTAGAGTCTTCTGAAACAATTCATCAATTAAACGGTGAAATTGTGGCCGCGACGACTTATGGCAAGTCGGCCCAAGGATGGACAAAAATTGTGGCAAAAGGCGAGGTATCGGGCAAAAGTACAATTACAAGCATTAATGAAAATTACGCTGCTTTAGCAACACTTGCTAAGCAGTGTAAGAACGTCATTATCCAGCTTGTGAAAAAAGTGCTTCCGCCGCCGCCACCGCCTAAAGTGGAAATACCGCCGCCACCGCCTAAAGTGGAAATACCGCCGCCTCCGCCGATGCCGCCGATATTACCACCGCCAGAGTTGTACAGTAAGCCGTTGGAACGGTTTTTAACGGTCTTGTATCGGGAGGCGGTTTGCCCGAACTGCGAGTTTGATTTAGCAGTCGGCAAGGTGCATCAGGATTATACTGATGACGCGCAAGATTATTCAACCTGGTTATATGCCGCAGTTAGGTGCCAAGTTTGGACCGATAAGGATGGCAATATCCACAAAGCCGGCGTATATATTAACGGCAGCAAGTGGGAAGGTGATTGGAAGAAAACGTTTGATTTTGAAGGGAAAATTGAAACCTTCGGGGTTGAGCATAGAATCCAAACACCGGACAACCAAGAGTATATTTTCCGTATCGGTTATCGCACGCGCCAAGATCTTGGCGCTTCAAGCGATATCTACGGCAGATATCAAACGGAGACTAACTATAAGGCCCTGGTGTTTGAATCCGAGATCGACGACAATTCCCGTATTAACGAATTGTTTTTCTCAAGATTTAAGGTCGGCGTAGCCCTGATTACCGAGCTGTCGTCAAGCAGGTATTCAACCTGGACCAATAGTCTAAATGGTCAGGTGATTAACCTTAATGAAAAGCCTGACATAACTTCCGGGCTGGAATTTAAAAGCGAAATAAGAATTTTTAGTGACAAGCGCAAGCTGGTCACGCTATCGCTTGAGAGTTGGGTTAATTTTCTGTTTGACGGTGATTCGGTTTATAAGTTGACCCCATATTTCGGAATCTTGGGCGATTCCTTAAAAATCGGGTATCAAGCTACCGGCCGAAACACCAATGGCAGTCATGCCTTTGGCAGTGGGTTTGCTTGGCAGCTTAATCTGGGCCAGCTATATGATTATTTAAAGTATAAAGGCTGGGACAGCGGGATTCCCCAACCCGAAATGAACATTTTCATCAACCCTGATGCCGTGCTTTACGGATCTACATCGGTGGCTGGTGGAGGAGATGTTTTCACTGACCCTGGCGCGTTATTAGAAAATTAA
- a CDS encoding O-antigen ligase family protein yields MAYRVDGTFSHPATLAFYLISTLPIIYALLSNKINKSKKIPLAVLLLLNLFIALITLTRGAWIGLLAMSLVFGLFKSRKFLVAITALIFLAYLFTPAINERVNDVFNPKYNSSLITRLKIIETTLPAFTNAPVLGYGLGSFKNINLKYNDEAKTYESLQAHNDYLRLLIELGIIGLAIYISIFISLFILIYKLYKTDSKYIRNYLFSLIILWLGILAISLGDNILRTMPLQFLIWSYTGAVIAYANLKEVS; encoded by the coding sequence ATGGCTTACAGGGTTGATGGCACCTTCTCGCATCCGGCTACTTTAGCCTTTTATCTCATATCTACTCTGCCTATTATTTATGCTTTATTGTCCAATAAAATTAATAAAAGCAAAAAAATTCCCTTGGCTGTTTTACTGCTTTTAAATTTATTTATTGCGCTTATAACTTTAACGCGCGGCGCCTGGATTGGTCTTTTAGCAATGTCTTTAGTCTTCGGCTTATTTAAAAGCCGTAAATTTCTAGTCGCTATTACTGCTTTAATTTTTCTAGCTTATCTTTTCACTCCCGCGATAAATGAACGCGTCAACGACGTTTTTAACCCAAAATATAATAGTTCCCTTATTACCCGGCTTAAAATTATTGAGACTACCTTGCCGGCCTTTACGAACGCCCCGGTTCTCGGCTACGGTTTAGGCAGTTTTAAAAATATAAATTTAAAATATAATGATGAAGCAAAAACTTATGAATCGCTCCAGGCTCATAATGATTACCTCCGCCTCCTGATAGAGTTGGGCATTATCGGCCTGGCAATATATATAAGCATATTTATATCATTATTTATTTTAATCTATAAACTTTATAAAACGGACAGCAAATATATTAGAAATTATCTCTTTAGTTTAATTATTCTTTGGCTGGGCATCTTAGCTATATCATTAGGCGACAATATTCTTCGCACCATGCCTTTGCAATTTTTGATTTGGAGCTACACCGGCGCCGTCATAGCTTACGCGAATTTAAAAGAAGTCTCCTAA
- a CDS encoding radical SAM protein, producing the protein MKKHQYNQYYSKISIIRRHIKTSLPYLNISKFLNILLSKIGEAIGLEIIRPKPFFIKIEPTNKCNLRCPGCRQALGEKDHMPGGYFGDMDFSAFAKIIDELKKYLVKVSLYFEGESLINGQISQMVKYLSDRNIGSVISTNFNYLPDKLAEELVANRLTHLIVCLDGYNEETYQRYRRGGSFQKVVENIKKIQIEKNKQKSKYPLVEIQTINFSYYSSEEKEKIKLLAEKLGADYFTFKDDLNSYYNNPRPAGKRCFWLYGHPAFRWDGEVQPCCYYYNKEDNNFGNIKESSVRQIWNNKKYRAARRYFKNGEKDKSLNIRCYYCDFFKYENNK; encoded by the coding sequence ATGAAGAAACACCAATACAATCAATATTACTCCAAAATCTCGATTATTAGAAGGCATATTAAGACTAGTCTGCCATATTTAAATATTAGCAAATTTTTAAATATTTTGCTATCAAAAATAGGAGAGGCTATAGGTTTGGAAATAATCAGGCCCAAACCTTTTTTTATAAAGATTGAGCCGACAAATAAATGTAATCTACGTTGCCCCGGCTGCCGGCAAGCGCTTGGGGAAAAAGATCATATGCCAGGCGGCTATTTCGGCGATATGGATTTTTCCGCATTCGCTAAAATAATTGATGAGTTGAAAAAGTATTTGGTAAAAGTCTCTCTTTATTTTGAGGGCGAATCTCTAATCAACGGGCAAATCAGTCAGATGGTTAAATATTTATCCGATAGAAATATTGGCAGTGTTATTAGCACTAATTTTAATTATCTGCCGGATAAATTAGCCGAAGAGCTGGTCGCCAATAGATTAACTCATTTGATAGTATGTCTTGACGGCTATAACGAAGAAACATATCAGAGATACAGGCGAGGAGGCAGTTTTCAAAAAGTTGTTGAGAATATAAAAAAAATTCAGATAGAAAAAAATAAACAAAAATCAAAATATCCGTTGGTTGAAATACAAACAATCAATTTTTCATATTATTCAAGCGAAGAGAAAGAGAAGATTAAATTACTGGCCGAAAAATTGGGCGCGGATTATTTCACTTTTAAAGATGATCTAAATTCTTATTATAATAATCCGCGGCCGGCGGGTAAAAGATGCTTTTGGTTGTATGGCCACCCGGCATTCCGTTGGGACGGCGAAGTCCAGCCATGCTGCTATTATTATAATAAGGAAGATAATAATTTTGGGAATATTAAGGAGAGTAGCGTAAGACAAATATGGAATAATAAAAAATACCGCGCCGCCAGAAGGTATTTTAAGAACGGCGAGAAAGATAAATCATTAAATATCCGTTGTTACTATTGCGATTTTTTTAAATATGAAAATAATAAATAA